The following coding sequences lie in one Pararge aegeria chromosome 25, ilParAegt1.1, whole genome shotgun sequence genomic window:
- the LOC120634922 gene encoding uncharacterized protein LOC120634922: MLVYVCLYLLAKLDSTSCLFKEHIDLQKIAEIQFQNEKYNVLKPTIHVVKDHFVEFIQKRHNVDPSERIFLDKNGLRHIWKGVEFPRRRSLRKADIPQNAIDDIITNISTETLNINLTEDTSKLTNNNTTDTLITTKPGSEPKKLQSRRTVVKTTFFCPFFGLVRMSTHVDKFDEIGNVTRQ; this comes from the coding sequence CTTGATTCAACATCCTGCCTATTCAAGGAGCACATTGATTTACAGAAAATAGCAGAAATTCAATTCCAAAATGAAAAGTACAACGTTCTGAAACCGACCATACACGTCGTTAAAGATCATTTTGTTGAATTTATACAAAAGAGGCACAACGTAGATCCCTCAGAACGCATTTTTCTAGATAAAAATGGACTCAGGCACATCTGGAAGGGTGTAGAATTTCCACGTCGAAGGAGTTTAAGAAAAGCTGATATTCCCCAAAACGCAATTGACGATATAATTACCAATATATCAACTGAAACACTAAACATAAATTTAACAGAGGACACTTCTAagctaactaataataatactacaGATACATTGATTACTACGAAACCGGGATCAGAACCAAAAAAACTGCAATCCAGGAGAACGGTAGTTAAAACAACATTTTTCTGTCCGTTCTTTGGCCTTGTTCGGATGTCTACACATGTTGACAAATTTGATGAGATAGGAAATGTTACAAgacaataa
- the LOC120634959 gene encoding uncharacterized protein LOC120634959 isoform X1 has translation MRTFVLFIIVTGSHVYGQNDGTLGKILARRKRDATGALDILTNHAQPIHADVKYDHSTVDKPCPKTYVGNFPSNIEPGTVFQVAPPKDAIYKGKSLRKSLPRTTGLDIVRAVSRVVTLIALVFTAVVEFYPLIRRLYYTVYDFMYPNKMN, from the exons ATGAGAAcgttcgttttatttattattgttacggGTTCTCACGTTTACGGCCAAAATGATGGAACT CTTGGCAAAATACTGGCCAGACGTAAGCGTGATGCGACTGGTGCCTTGGACATACTCACCAACCACGCCCAGCCGATTCATGCGGATGTTAAATATGACCACTCTACTGTAGACAAG CCATGCCCGAAAACTTACGTAGGAAACTTTCCGTCCAATATCGAACCGGGCACCGTGTTTCAG GTGGCACCACCAAAAGACGCCATCTACAAAGGAAAATCATTAAGAAAGTCCCTCCCACGCACTACGGGGTTGGACATAGTACGCGCTGTAAGCAGAGTGGTTACCTTGATAGCTCTAGTGTTCACCGCAGTAGTGGAGTTCTACCCTCTGATACGTCGCCTGTATTACACCGTATACGATTTTATGTATCCCAATAAAATGAATTGA
- the LOC120634959 gene encoding uncharacterized protein LOC120634959 isoform X2 → MRTFVLFIIVTGSHVYGQNDGTLGKILARRKRDATGALDILTNHAQPIHADVKYDHSTVDKVAPPKDAIYKGKSLRKSLPRTTGLDIVRAVSRVVTLIALVFTAVVEFYPLIRRLYYTVYDFMYPNKMN, encoded by the exons ATGAGAAcgttcgttttatttattattgttacggGTTCTCACGTTTACGGCCAAAATGATGGAACT CTTGGCAAAATACTGGCCAGACGTAAGCGTGATGCGACTGGTGCCTTGGACATACTCACCAACCACGCCCAGCCGATTCATGCGGATGTTAAATATGACCACTCTACTGTAGACAAG GTGGCACCACCAAAAGACGCCATCTACAAAGGAAAATCATTAAGAAAGTCCCTCCCACGCACTACGGGGTTGGACATAGTACGCGCTGTAAGCAGAGTGGTTACCTTGATAGCTCTAGTGTTCACCGCAGTAGTGGAGTTCTACCCTCTGATACGTCGCCTGTATTACACCGTATACGATTTTATGTATCCCAATAAAATGAATTGA